The following proteins are encoded in a genomic region of Pyrus communis chromosome 11, drPyrComm1.1, whole genome shotgun sequence:
- the LOC137708054 gene encoding F-box/kelch-repeat protein At3g06240-like, whose amino-acid sequence MSQVRERETPEDRVVETLSRLPPKSLMRFKCIRKSWCILINSPSFVAKHLNNSMDNKLSSSTCILLSRSQAHVFPDNSWKPELFWSMINLSIDSDEHNLHYYVEDLNIPFPLEGHDFVQIEGYCNGIVCVIAGTSLYLITVLLCNPATGKFRQLPPSCLLLSSRPKGKFQLESIFGGLGFGYDCKAKEYKVVQIIENCEYSDDQQYYYHRIALPHTAEVYTMAANSWRVIKIDISSETYHYSSSVYLNGFFYWFAIDGEKYILSFDLGDEIFHRIQLPSRRESDFEFSNIFLCNKSIASFCSCSDPSDEDSTLCEIWVMDDYDGVKRSWTKLLTFGPLKDIENPFTFWKTDELLMVAAGGRATTYNSSTGNLNYLHIPPILNEVRDFEALIYVESIVPVK is encoded by the coding sequence ATGTCCCAGGTGCGTGAACGTGAAACTCCTGAAGATAGGGTGGTCGAAACACTATCTAGGTTGCCGCCCAAGTCTCTAATGCGATTCAAATGCATACGCAAGTCTTGGTGCATTCTCATCAATAGTCCAAGTTTTGTGGCCAAACACCTCAACAATTCCATGGACAACAAACTATCATCATCCACTTGCATCCTTCTCAGCCGTTCTCAGGCTCATGTTTTCCCGGATAACAGTTGGAAACCAGAACTTTTCTGGTCCATGATTAATCTTTCCATTGATAGTGATGAGCACAACCTTCATTACTATGTTGAGGACCTAAATATACCGTTTCCATTGGAAGGTCATGATTTTGTACAGATTGAGGGCTATTGCAATGGGATTGTCTGTGTAATAGCAGGGACAAGTCTTTATTTGATAACTGTTCTTTTATGCAATCCTGCAACGGGGAAATTCAGGCAACTTCCCCCTTCATGCCTTCTTTTATCTTCCCGTCCTAAGGGAAAATTCCAATTGGAGTCGATCTTTGGAGGATTGGGATTCGGTTATGATTGCAAAGCTAAAGAATACAAGGTTGTgcaaattatagaaaattgtGAGTATTCAGATGATCAGCAATACTATTATCATCGTATTGCTCTTCCTCACACGGCTGAGGTATATACCATGGCTGCTAACTCTTGGAGAGTGATCAAAATTGATATATCAAGTGAAACCTATCATTATTCTTCTTCAGTGTATTTGAAtggatttttttattggtttgcaATTGATGGCGAGAAATACATACTTTCATTTGATTTAGGTGATGAGATATTTCATAGAATACAATTGCCTTCTAGGAGAGAATcggattttgaattttctaatatttttctatGTAATAAATCGattgcttctttttgctctTGTAGCGACCCAAGTGATGAGGATTCTACATTATGTGAAATATGGGTAATGGATGATTATGACGGAGTTAAGAGATCATGGACAAAACTCTTAACCTTTGGACCCTTAAAAGACATTGAGAATCCATTTACATTTTGGAAAACTGATGAGCTTCTTATGGTTGCCGCTGGTGGAAGAGCCACCACTTATAATTCCAGTACCGGAAATCTCAACTATCTTCATATTCCTCCTATTCTCAATGAAGTTAGAGATTTCGAAGCTCTTATTTATGTGGAAAGTATTGTTCCAGTAAAGTGA
- the LOC137749513 gene encoding uncharacterized protein, translating into KSSLLHHIPKFHGLSMEDPNKHLKEFEVVCSSMTPVNVDGSILKMKAFPFSLMDKAKDWLYELAPGTVTSWESMKRAFLEKFFPTSRVILLRKKISGIQQNHGETFPAYYERFKGLVASCPQHQMKEELLLQYFYEGLLPIERQMLDASAGGALVDKTPRDAKI; encoded by the coding sequence aaatccagtttgttacaccatattccgaagttccatggcttgtctatggaagaccccaacaaacacttgaaggagttcgaggtggtttgttcaagcatgacccccgtcaatgtggatgggagtatattgaagatgaaggcctttccattttcacttatggacaaggccaaagattggctctacgaactagccccgggaactgtgacttcgtgggagagtatgaagcgtgctttcttggagaaattcttccctacttcgagagtgattctcctacggaagaaaattagtggtattcaacagaatcatggcgagacattcccggcttattatgagcgcttcaagggccttgtagcttcatgtcctcaacatcaaatgaaggaggaacttctccttcaatatttctatgagggcctccttcctatcgaacgtcaaatgcttgatgcatcagcgggaggagcattggtggacaaaacaccaagggatgccaagatt